Genomic window (Rossellomorea aquimaris):
GCACCAATCATCACACTATCGATCATTCCCATGATCTCTTTCTTTAGGATTCTTCTTTTTATTATGGAAGAAGAAATGCTTAAGCCACATATTGAGTTTGCCCAAAGTAAAGGAATGTCGAAAGGCAGAATTCTCTTTGCTCACGTATTGAAAAATATTTCTCCCAGCCTGTTTTATCATGGAAAGCTGATCATATGGGGGATGCTTTCGAGCTTATTCATCATTGAAACGATTTTCAATATGAGGGGAATCACGTATTATATCGTCCAGGACTTCAGACCAATGGTCATTGCCATCTCACTGATTATGATATACACGCCTTTTTTTGTAGTGTATCAAGGCGTATATTTATGGATTAATCGGGAGGGAAGCATCGATCATACCAAATATAAAAAGGATAAAATAAAGTGGAAAGAATGGAAGATATGGAGCTGGCTTTCTACTATTAGACGGCTTTGGTGGCAGCATATGCATAATGGGAAGTTTGCCATCGGGTTTAGTGTCATCTTTCTCCTGATTGCTATCAGTTTCCTTTATCCAATGATGAAAGAAGATCCGATTAAACAAATTCAGTTTATGAAAAATGATGAGGGGCGAATCATCAGTGCACCTCCACATAAGCCATTTGGAGAGATGATATTGGGGTCCGATTTCTTCGGGTATAGCATCCTCGATCAACTGGTTGTCGGGGCAAAATATACCCTCCTCTTTGCACTGGTTGTCGCTTCTCTAAGGGTGATCGGTGGATTCTATCTTGGAATAGTCTATCATTTTCACTTAAAAGAAAACAGGAAAAATTGGCTTGATCGTATGGTCGATTCCATTCATTTCCTTCCTTTAAGTCTCATTGCGTATCTTCTATTAAGACCGGTGCTTTGGGGATTGCCCGTTTTAGGATGGGAACACTCCATCTTTGAAAGACTCGTTTTTGAAGCTGTCGTGTTAACGATACTTGTGCTGCCGTTAACGACGGTCTTAATAGGAAATGAACTGAAGTTATTAGGGAAACAGGATTTTGTTCTGTCGGCGAAGCTCTTAGGGGGAAGTAATCGTCATTTATTGTGGACGCATCTATTCCCTCATCTGGCACCAAGATTATTCATTATATGGGGACAGCAGTTTATCCAAACGCTTCTCATTCTTGTGCATCTGGGACTGTTTCATCTGTTCTTGGGTGGAACGATCATCACAGGAGGACTGGTACCGGACCCTCCGAAATCAGGAACATTTGAATGGTCAGGTCTGATCAGTTCCACTAAAGATTCCCTAATGACAGGAAAGTACTGGATTGTCATAGCTCCGTTAGCAGCCTTTATGATTGCCATCATCGCCATGCAGTTGATTGTGCAAGGTGTGAAGGAAATCCAGCAAACAAAGGTAGGGGTACTGGTGAACAACACCCCAATTAAGACTGACCATAAGCTGGTCAAGAAGAAAACCTACCATCCAGTAGTGGAAGACTTTCATTTGGTTCGACAACAATCCTTTAAGGGATAGAGGAGGGGACAAAGATTGAGTAGTAAAAGTCCTAAATTGCCACTGACTGATGAAGAGAGATCAGCTCTCCGTAAAGAGAAAATCAGATTGGGAGACATCTTCGAATGGTCTCCCGATGTATTAAGTGAAAAACTTAACATCTCCCT
Coding sequences:
- a CDS encoding ABC transporter permease subunit, translated to MRLLTFPLKFMFYYILGLIGILAVSIAPEVFKERGLYNFVGFLEEFFKFVFVFLDGENWSYSYKGITVDFLDMLWGPYLYSLQIIGGALGLGLGIAFILTIFTVFMPRWVTSSLKKVLNLFETVPDLMFAFMLQLLIVYVIKYFGVELMNFTEYGEEKIFLAPIITLSIIPMISFFRILLFIMEEEMLKPHIEFAQSKGMSKGRILFAHVLKNISPSLFYHGKLIIWGMLSSLFIIETIFNMRGITYYIVQDFRPMVIAISLIMIYTPFFVVYQGVYLWINREGSIDHTKYKKDKIKWKEWKIWSWLSTIRRLWWQHMHNGKFAIGFSVIFLLIAISFLYPMMKEDPIKQIQFMKNDEGRIISAPPHKPFGEMILGSDFFGYSILDQLVVGAKYTLLFALVVASLRVIGGFYLGIVYHFHLKENRKNWLDRMVDSIHFLPLSLIAYLLLRPVLWGLPVLGWEHSIFERLVFEAVVLTILVLPLTTVLIGNELKLLGKQDFVLSAKLLGGSNRHLLWTHLFPHLAPRLFIIWGQQFIQTLLILVHLGLFHLFLGGTIITGGLVPDPPKSGTFEWSGLISSTKDSLMTGKYWIVIAPLAAFMIAIIAMQLIVQGVKEIQQTKVGVLVNNTPIKTDHKLVKKKTYHPVVEDFHLVRQQSFKG